Proteins encoded by one window of Mycobacteriales bacterium:
- a CDS encoding CAP domain-containing protein — protein sequence MRVSPSSRWVVLPTVLAAAVVATGVAWVGSSAGGSSGGDQALTSVARPVAPAATADPTGSAAPRPSTASRDKRQAVVPPAIRFQPAPRPPRKPLPPRPTRSMPSSSAPSMPSAPGSPPSAPTTAPGSGGVTAQVVALTNAERAKVGCGALTVNGTLTAVAQAHSQDMGDHNYFDHNSQDGKSPFDRMTAAGYRFSTAAENIAAGQRTPQDVMTSWMNSPGHKANILNCALHQIGVGYATVSGSQYGVYWTQDFGTPL from the coding sequence GAGTGGCCTGGGTCGGTTCGTCCGCCGGCGGCAGCTCGGGCGGGGACCAGGCGCTGACCAGCGTGGCCCGGCCGGTGGCCCCGGCCGCCACCGCCGACCCGACGGGGTCCGCGGCGCCCCGGCCTTCCACCGCGTCGCGGGACAAGCGGCAGGCGGTCGTCCCGCCGGCGATCCGGTTCCAGCCGGCGCCGCGGCCGCCGCGCAAGCCCCTCCCTCCCCGGCCGACCCGCTCGATGCCGTCCTCGTCCGCGCCCTCGATGCCCTCGGCTCCGGGCAGCCCGCCGTCGGCCCCGACCACGGCGCCGGGCTCGGGCGGTGTCACGGCCCAGGTCGTCGCGCTGACCAACGCCGAGCGGGCCAAGGTCGGCTGTGGCGCGCTCACCGTGAACGGCACGCTGACCGCGGTCGCCCAGGCGCACAGCCAGGACATGGGCGACCACAACTACTTCGACCACAACTCGCAGGACGGGAAGTCGCCGTTCGACCGGATGACCGCGGCCGGCTACCGGTTCTCCACCGCCGCGGAGAACATCGCGGCCGGGCAGCGCACCCCGCAGGACGTCATGACCTCGTGGATGAACAGCCCCGGGCACAAGGCCAACATCCTCAACTGCGCGCTGCACCAGATCGGCGTCGGCTACGCCACCGTGTCCGGCTCCCAGTACGGCGTGTACTGGACGCAGGACTTCGGCACCCCGCTCTAG
- a CDS encoding YbhB/YbcL family Raf kinase inhibitor-like protein, with product MRTGWWVLAGALLVAGCGSGGGTGSDTPAPVDAAPKTITVTSSVFADNQPIPRDYTCKGGGAAPALSWTGVPADAASIALVVFDPDAGSDGFTHWVLYDLPPKDGSLAGDQPPAGATEGDNSAGRPGWTPPCPPSGTHHYLFTVYALPAHPSGQSTADVVARINATAIARGVLTGLVSSS from the coding sequence GTGCGGACCGGATGGTGGGTGCTGGCCGGTGCGCTGCTCGTGGCCGGCTGCGGCAGCGGCGGCGGCACCGGCAGCGACACCCCGGCCCCGGTCGACGCCGCCCCGAAGACCATCACCGTGACCAGCTCCGTGTTCGCCGACAACCAGCCGATCCCGCGCGACTACACCTGCAAGGGCGGCGGCGCGGCCCCGGCGCTGTCCTGGACCGGCGTCCCGGCGGACGCCGCGTCGATCGCCCTGGTCGTCTTCGACCCGGACGCCGGCTCGGACGGGTTCACCCACTGGGTGCTCTACGACCTGCCGCCCAAGGACGGCTCGCTGGCCGGGGACCAGCCGCCGGCCGGGGCGACCGAGGGCGACAACAGCGCCGGCCGGCCGGGCTGGACGCCGCCCTGCCCGCCCAGCGGCACCCACCACTACCTCTTCACCGTGTACGCGCTGCCGGCCCACCCGAGTGGACAGTCCACAGCGGACGTCGTGGCCCGGATCAATGCCACCGCGATCGCCCGCGGCGTGCTGACCGGCCTGGTGTCGTCGAGCTGA
- a CDS encoding crosslink repair DNA glycosylase YcaQ family protein — protein MSQHRLDRTEARRIAVRAQLLDADRPADLLTVVTRLTLLQLDPTAAIAPNADLVAWGRLGRTYRPAQLQQALDDRQLFEHRAMIRPMADLRLYRADMAAWAGDQRHRDWLQANASFHQRVLDQLRADGPLLSREVPDRCAVPWPSTGWTNNRNVTKMLEILAARGEIAISGRQGRQRFWDLAERVYPLDQPVLPLAEALRERDERRLQALGVARSTMVGEAGEPAEVEGTAGLWRVDPAAVGSPLRGRTALLSPFDRLVHDRKRALELFGFDYHLEMYVPKPLRRWGYFALPVLYRDRLVGKLDATADRKAGVLRVDAIHEDVPFSAATTAAVRAEIDRLAGWLGLPVTYA, from the coding sequence ATGTCGCAACACCGGCTGGACCGGACCGAGGCCCGCCGGATCGCCGTCCGGGCCCAGCTGCTGGACGCGGACCGGCCGGCCGACCTGCTGACCGTGGTGACCCGGCTGACCCTGCTGCAGCTGGATCCGACGGCCGCGATCGCGCCGAACGCGGACCTGGTCGCCTGGGGCCGGCTCGGCCGGACGTACCGGCCGGCGCAGCTGCAGCAGGCGCTGGACGACCGGCAGCTGTTCGAGCACCGGGCGATGATCCGCCCGATGGCCGACCTCCGGCTCTACCGGGCCGACATGGCCGCCTGGGCCGGCGACCAGCGGCACCGGGACTGGCTGCAGGCCAACGCGTCATTCCATCAGCGGGTGCTGGACCAGCTGCGCGCGGACGGGCCGCTGCTGTCCCGGGAGGTGCCGGACCGCTGCGCCGTGCCCTGGCCGTCGACCGGCTGGACCAACAACCGCAACGTCACCAAGATGCTGGAGATCCTCGCCGCCCGGGGCGAGATCGCGATCTCCGGACGGCAGGGCCGGCAGCGGTTCTGGGACCTGGCCGAGCGGGTCTATCCGCTGGACCAGCCCGTGCTGCCGCTGGCGGAAGCCCTGCGGGAGCGGGACGAACGGCGGCTGCAGGCGCTGGGCGTCGCCCGGTCCACGATGGTGGGCGAGGCCGGCGAGCCGGCCGAGGTCGAGGGCACCGCCGGGCTCTGGCGGGTCGACCCGGCCGCGGTCGGCTCGCCGTTGCGGGGCCGGACCGCGCTGCTGTCGCCGTTCGACCGGCTGGTGCACGACCGCAAGCGGGCGCTGGAGCTCTTCGGCTTCGACTACCACCTCGAGATGTACGTGCCCAAGCCCCTACGGCGCTGGGGCTACTTCGCGCTGCCGGTGCTGTACCGGGACCGGCTGGTGGGCAAGCTGGACGCCACCGCCGACCGCAAGGCCGGGGTGCTGCGGGTGGACGCGATCCACGAGGACGTCCCGTTCAGCGCGGCCACGACGGCGGCCGTCCGGGCCGAGATCGACCGGCTCGCCGGCTGGCTCGGCCTGCCGGTCACGTACGCCTGA